GACCATTTCTGGCTATGCTTGTGTGTATTAGATATCGGTTTCAACACACATAATTCTTTGTGATAGATAAAGACGCAGCTTTGAAAATCTTGATTTTGTAGAATTTTATACTGAGTCACCGTCAAATATCGTCTGTACACATCAACTACCGCCTATAGAATACCTAACATCATCAACAGGAGTTTTAGATGTGTCGTCACTGTTTCAATCATTTCACACTCATCTaatcaaaaagagaaagtggAAAACTTCGCTAGGAGAAAAAccgttaaaaaaaagacacccaTTTATCTCCTcattgcatttgcttttgataTCTTTGATAACATTTCTTACAGTGTAGGTCTTGTTTTCCTCCTCACTCTTTTCAAAGTTACTGTCAGAGTAAGGGCTGGGGGTATGGAAGGTTGAAACTCATCTTTAAGTGGCTTCCTCATGttccttcctttcatttgtTTGCACATAATATATGTTAGAGTACTAGATGACAGAGAGTATTTATTGCTCATATCTTTGACTGTTCTTTGAATGAAGGAGAAggcttaaaaaaagacatgatgTAGTCGAGATATTCTGAAACCTCTCAGCCCTGACCCCTTCACCCTGAAGTACCTCAGACTGCCATACTTTTCCAAACAGGGTGCTGGTGTAAAGTAGAGACATGATGCCTACTTGTTACTGTGCCTGAAACACAATTTGGCCTGCTTTGAGCTGCTTTAATGTACCACATTGAGGCCTCCATTTAGAGGAAACATCATCACTTCCTCTCACCTACTCTGATGTCACTTTAATGTCCGCACTTTGATGCCCAGATTGAGTAGGAAAGTGGGTTTTTAATTGTGACCTCTGGTGATGAGCTGTTAGCTCAGGTGATGTTTGTGTAGATAAGAATGTGGGCTGCCTCTGAACGGTTTGTTaccatttttaaactgaagtgtgtaAGACATGTCATATTTTTGAGCAGTTCACAGAGTTGGAAGCAGATGTGATGTTAATGCAGGTATCCTTAATGTGTTTCCCAAAGTTATGTTTCATTGGACCTACCACACTTAACCTTATCATGGGAGGGATTTTTTAATAACTGGATATCTTCCTCTTATTCATTTTTAAGAGcagaattttgtttttgtttttcttatgcAAATATTTGTAAAggttctttttctcttttgtacATGACATCACTATTGTAAACATTGTAAATAGTCACTGCATCTGCGACAACAATCATTAAACATGTCTATATCTAGATCTGAGAGAAGGCGTTGTACAGTACCTGTATGCGGAAAACAGGTATCCTCCGTGGATTTATTGTCTTCCTCCCGTAGGAAGGAGCACTTGGCTTAGGAGGAGGCCTAAGAAAGGATTTATGGCATGTCTCTGTAACCACATTAAATCCCATATGTCTAACATTGAGCTAAGGACACAATAAAGTCATGCCATTCTTCACTCCACTACCTGTCTCGGCTCTCTGTTAAAATAATTGTtatccactagagggcgctaATGCTTGGGTTTATACGCATTTATTAGGCTGTGTAACCATTgtatctgcattttttttgtgtgtgcttttattcaTAAAGAAATTGTATTAAATACAACTTATGTGAAGGTTGAGTTGCTGTTGAAATAACTGTTTACAAATTGTAgcgtttttttgttatttaaccAACGTAGCAGGTTAAAGTTTCTAAAATATGCTGCTGGGTCTTAAGCGGGTTGGTCAAGGAGTATCATCAGTACATGGGTGGAGTTGTtgacaaacccccccccccctccatcccctCGCTATATATATTACCTAAGACCCTCTTGGCTCCTTCATCCAGAGAACTGGCCGTCTGTCAGCACGATGCCGAGCAAACCTGCGCCCATCAAGAAGTCCCCAGCCAAGAAGGCTGCCGAGAAGGCACCTGCGCCCGCCCCGGAGCCTGAACCAGCTCCTGTAGAGGCTCCACCTGCGGAGGCTCCACCTGCGGAGGCTGCAGCTCCTGCCGAAGAGGCTCCGGCCGCGGCACCTCCTGCAGCTGAGGGAGATGGTGCCCCCGTAGCCCCGGCACAGGACGCCCCCGCTGCTCCTCCAGGTACCACAGGGAGTAGAGAAACATAAGATAGCTGTGTGAGGGGTTACTGACTCGGAGAAAACATGACTGCGTTTACAAGTTACCAGaatgatggatttatttatttaatagatACACCAAGCTTAAACTAACACACAGTCCCGCGAGATTTAAAAGTGGTGCTGATTGCACTAAATAGCCATTTTTGGACCTTTGTGGTTTGTGGTGGTGATGCTGAACTGCACTGCACAATACTGACTGTACTTTTCCCATACTGTTCATATTAGTTAAATAACACACAATATCTGAGAATTACAATACAGTGATATACCACCACAGAGTCATCCTTTACTAATTATGTGAACATTTGATCAACATTTAACCAATCTTCATCTTTTCACTTTTCCTTTGCATGTAGCCCACCCAGTCAATTTATTACAAGTTATCTTGAATTAATATATCATATGATTTAAGGCCTCTATGACCCAGCAAATGATATGGTTatgttgtgttaaaataaatgagACTCGGTAGGAAGACTAGCCAAGGAAAGTATtaaaacagctgcagcagctgtcaTCCCAATCCTGTTTTAAACCACACAGTTGAAATTgctgttttgcattttaaagttCAATATTTAGTTAAGAGTGTGAGTGGACTCTTAATACTGGACTTCTGTGGATCAGGCTATTTTTTGCAATTTTGGTGGGATAAAATTGACCTGAGtgtatagtttttatttttacaatctTCTGCTAACATGTATCTAATATCTCATTCTTCTGCTTCTCATGGTTAATCCGGATGTTATGGATTACTTTTTCTGGATGTAAATttcacaacatttacaaaaaaagttgTAATGCGGACGTCCCGCAAAACGTTTCAAGtagaaaagtgatttaaaaagaagCAGAACAACTTGCATGGGATTAACATGATGGTTAAATTACTGGACCCACCAGTGATTTCTACGTTACCAACCAAGGCCTGGTAAACAGATGGTCACATCTCCTCTTGCTCTCAATCTACATGAATTAGAACAGTTGTTTAAGATTGTGTTCACCACATCTTGGATGGTGAAGTACATCACTGGTGGATTTATTTGAGTGACTGCTAACATGTAACCCCTAACTTTAGCTGATGAGACTCCCGTCCAAGAGGGATTGGATTCGACAGCTCCTGCTGAGGGTAAACACACACCACAGGCGTCCAGTTTGCAGAGCATgatatgtgtatttgtgtcccACTGTGCATAACACaagctgtgttgtgtttcttcctcttgatccatgtatttatgtatttttctgcatttaCCACATGtagttttttgatttttgatcccggtgtctttttttattggaCCACAATGCTTCTCTTTGTTTGACATGTGTTGGTGTTCAGCCTTGTGCAAAGTTTTACAGTGTCTTCAAAATGTCTTCACTggtctgtctttgtgtcatgAAACCATCCATTTGTTGTCTCTGTGGTTACAAAAGCTGTGTCCCTCCGCTCTTTCCTGCTGCTGGCTTTTGTGGAGTGTTTCTTGATCAAATTATCTTGAAACTGATTGATTAATCTGCatgattcatattttaatgtaaaacacTCATTGGCTTTCCTAATGGCATTTTAACGCTAGCTGATGCTCCCGCTGCTGATGCTCCCGCTGCTGATGCTCCCGCTGCTGATGCTCCCGCTGCTGAAGACGGTGCTGCTGCTCCGGCTGCAGATACTGCAGATGCTCCAGCAGACGGTAAACATAAACCACCACAACAGTAAACAACATtactgcaaaaacacacagcaagcAATGTTACctgcttcattaaaaaaatctcatatgCAAGACAGGTGCTATCCAACGTGCTTTTCCACCAGCTGTGAGGACTTTCAACTTCCACAGGGATCATCAGATTGAAACTATATGGAAAAGAAGTTTTGGATATTTATTTACCAAGTCCTCATTGCTGGTGTTTGTTTCTGAAACTGACATTAACGTCCTGCTTGTTTGATGCTAGCCGCTCCAGCTGAACCAGCTGTAGTTGAGGAGCCGCCAAAGGCCCCCACGCCCCCGCCTCCTGCAGGTAACTCCCATGTTTACTTTTCCAAAGCTGGAAGCAGCAAATACTTCCCAACATTTCTTCTTAGAAACATCTGTAATAAGCATTTTTTGAATATCAAACAGCTGCAGATGTATTCTGCTCTGTGGTTAAAAGCCTGTTTGATGAAACTCTCCTTGAGGTGATGACTTTTTGTTGAAATGGATACAGAATCGTATTTAAGTAATCTGACAAAATGACTGCAACCATAAACAGAATAATGAAGAGAGAATAATCTATGCTTATTTTGATCACCTGACcaatgttatttttattgtttcaagTAAAAATTCAGACTCTAGAATATACACTTTGGTAATTAACAGCTCTTCTGTGTCATAGGAAATATACTTTGGATCATTGGATAAGGGGCAAAACATCTTCAAGGATTTCAagcaagtccagttgccttttggATTTTGCAGTTCTTTATGGTTATTTTGGTGTTCATGGCCTTTAATGAAACAGTGTGAGACACTTGAAGATGTTTAGTTACGCCTAAGTATAATGTGATGGAAATGTTTtactattttaaaatgataaatctGGGATGAAGACAACCAACTTCAAATGAATTGATAATGGAACAAATCCTCAGTTGCATATGTTATCATGTTAAAAAACGGGGACTATGAAGGCTTCTCAATGTTTTGTGAATTTTACAGTGTCCTTTCAGCTCATTGTACTGTTGTCTGGTGTTTATTAACCCACTTGAATCTCACTTCAGTCCCCACCAGCGCTCCTCTGGACGTCTCTGTGGAAGACGTGAACGACTCCAGCCTCACTATTAAATGGAAGACCCCAGAGACCATCGGAGACTCCGGTCTGGATGGATTCACCATTGAGTACTGCAAGGACGGaagtgagtctgtgtgtgtgaacttgtgtgtgtgtgcgtgagatagagagaggctGCACCTGTCCCCAGAGTGTCAGAGGGCAGATAGACTCATAGCTGGGTCCAGACCGTATACGGCAGGCTGCATTTCATCAGTTGTCACTGTATCTTCTGACACCACTTTTAGAAGGGCTCGTTTGCCCAGATGACAGCGGGCCTTCTGAGGTTTCACGGTGACGGCCAAAGTTGACTCCTTATGGGCAGGTTGTTTGTAAACTTGTGTCGACAGGCGATAAACCACTAAACATGTCCCATAAAGGGATGTTTTACACGTCTCAGGAGTTATGCAAGTATATAATAAAAGAGTCATACAAAAAGTAAGTTGCAGTCTGAGCTATCATGATAAGTAAAGTCTAAATTCAAATTGCTTTAAAATCTATGTGCTAACACTAACTCTGGATTTTTCCTACAGCTACAGACTGGGTTGTTGCTCAGGAGGAGCTCACCCCGGTTAACCGCTACTGCATCAAGAATCTGACGGCCGGCGACCTGCTGAATGTGCGCGTGGTGGCTGTGAACCCGGGTGGCCGCAGTGAGCCTGCTACACTCGCGGCGCCAGTGCCAATCCGCGAGGTTGTTGGTGAGTCACAGCTAAAGTCGGTTCCACAGACCACTTACACCTGTGTGCCTAAAGAGGGAAGTCCAAACAGCCCAAACTGAATTGTTTGAGCTTGCATTTAGACAAACCTTGTAACTATATACTTAACAGCTCTTAGATAGAAATCAAAGATGCTATGATAATGTTTATATGCGGGGCTGTGCTTTAGTATACTGTTTGCAATCTTTCCTACTATTCATTTTTATTAACCTCAAAGGTGTCTTCAACAGTTCTCTAGCCTCAAACAAAACTTCACTCAGAAGACAGTTTCAGCAGTGTTAAGACAGCTTTCTAAATGTCCTTGTCTCCAACCTCTTTATCAGGAGGTGGCTGTAACTCGTGACCTTTCCTTAAAATACTCATGTTGCAACCCTGGAGTTATTAACTGCAGTGGGCTCAGATGGACTGCACAGATGTGTGCACATAAATCTCACAGGTGCTGACAAGACCTTTCATTGGCTGTAAATCTTTCTTTCACTAACACATCTTCAGACGTTACTGAAAGCTTGACAAATTAGGATATAAGATGATTAGTTGCTCTCAATATAAAGACTTGCATGGGAAAGAAAGATCTATGGACCTTTGTGACTTCCTGGTTGCAGCCTTAAGGACTACGCAATGTTTGAAgctaacaacaaaaaatgaatacgtcatcataataaatatttttcactGATTTCTCATcaaaatcaatcattttaaaagtgcttcacaaatataaaatgatATATACCTTTAGACAATAATTAAAAGAGCATTGAATCattgaaatcaaatgaaaattGGAAAAAGGATGAATAGAAATCTGATATATAAAGTAATACATTTATGTAGCTATTAATTACCTGATATAACAGTAGAAATACACAGACATAAAAAGAACTGTTCCTGCAGTATACAGGATCCTGCTGGACTACATACTTTAAACATCAGTGCTGCAGAGGGTCACAGTCCGCCTCTAAAAGTCTTCAGTCTTCAAGATGATTTAATGGAAGTCTGAGTCAGCCCAAAGGAAAATGTTTGGCTAACGAACCATCTGCCTGCcatttttaaatgactgcaGCACTGCGAGTGTGACCTCAGTGTCACTTTCTCTCTTCAGTTTATGACAGTGTCTCTCTCTAGCTGTTTTGTTTGACGCAAGAGAAAAACACTTTGTATAGCTAACGAGTCATAAAGTGTTGTAAATCACTTAGGCCTGGTCTGATATCACTCTATTGAATGGATCACCCAGAAGTTTGGTTTACATGTTGAGTCCACCACATTGAGGAGGTTTCACTCAGTGAATATCTGATAAAAACTAATGCCGTATCACATCAGCATCAGCTATTCGTCATGTTTAGTGTTGATTAGCTAACGTAAGCATGTTACCAAGCTAAACTTCAGCATATATGCCCTgtcatttctttcattttcataacTTTTATGCAAAACGAttgacttttataaaaaaaaagctacagaaAAGTGTGTTATCAGGGTACATTTTCTCTGTATACACTTGTATTACCCAAATGTACCCAAATAGCAACAACAAAATGGTGAAGTGATCGTCTAAATCAGGAACTATGGGAATCAGAAAAGGAGTaaacaagaaaaatatgatGATTGTTCTTGCAAACAGACAGAACTTGATAGATATTTTTTTGTCGTAGATGAATATCCAGAACAACCGATAAAATGTGTCACACTTTCAGGTCCTTCTTTCTtagatgtgtttgtttccttattGGAGCTGTGAATTTCCATCAGCCCTCGCGTTGAGTCACATTGATGAGGTGTTGACCTGAGCTGACGTGCCCCAGTTATCCACTTTCAGGACAGCTTACGTCTCTGAGCGCATATCCTGGTCGGGGTTCAAACTGCTTCGGACAAACAGGAAACTTTAGTCGAGAAATGTGAGTTATGCAATTAGAGCTGATGCTTGAATGGAGGAAGAGAAACCCGAGCCTAATTAATAGATTCTGGGTGGCTTGTTGGGGGTAAATTCAGCTGTGTGTCCTGACCAGGCACCCATCTACACACTCAGGCTTCTGATAAAGACACACTGTCCTAGATATGCTGAAAGCCCCCCACAAAGACACTTTATCCAGAGACAAAGCGAGGTTATGGATGGTTTGCAGGATGACTCGCTCGCTGCTGGATGCTGTAATGTTAGGAACACATCCAGGCATTGCTGGGAAGTGTGCTGATTAGCAGGGATTAGTGTTTGAGCCAAATCTGGATGGGGGAATGAACCTGACAGTGGTTGGATATCACAATGAGCAGTGGTGTTATGGGGACAATTGTTGGAATACAAAGTGTGGGCAAGAATTCAGGTTAAATTGGGAACAACAGACAGAGAAATTGTGACTGCtccaaaaaagaagaacaagaagaatgATTTCGATTGGACGTGGAGATGCAGGGGCATCTGCAGGGTGAAAAAGCTGATGGGGGGTATCAGCTTGGTTGTTTCAGATTTCCTGTAAGCCCACAGAGCTTTTCAGACATCTGCTACTTATGCACAAACATGCTAGAGATGCCGTTCCTGATACTTAGCACCCTGGCCAAACACAGGCAGCAGCTCAGAAGATGGCTCATAAAGTCCTAACCACAGCTAAATAAAtccatttcattttattcacaGCAGTTATCGCTGTAGATTTGGGTGTCTATAGTTTTCGGTCTCGAGTGTTTCGAGTTGTGATGTTAGACTGCAGCCGCCGTTGAACGTGATGACattctcccgctgcttctttGTGACTGACGCGGAGTGAACACGTGTTGGTTTATGTCCAAGTGTCTCATCACCAAAGCTATTTTTAAGAGCTGCTGGACACAGGGTCTTCCTCTTTGACCGTCTCTACCCAGATACTGgacttcttttcctctctcacaTATAAAATATCTTCACATAGAGTTCctatctccttctctctgcGCGTGCCCATTCATAATTAGCACTTTTTAAAGTATATACCAATAAGTTCACTATGAAATTTGTGAAgacatattttttgttgtgGATGACTTGGATCATTGGACAGTTTGGACTAAGTTAGTGGTTAATTTTAGCTCATTCGGTCATGCTGTCTGGTCAGCCTTGTCTCTGCTCTATTTAGGTCTCGTTGAGCTGACGTGTAGAGCGAACATGACCACATACTGGAAGTGTTCTTTGAACAATTTGTGCACCGTGCATTGGTAGCTTGAATTGCTAGTTAGGTATCCAAGCAATGCAAAAGAGCAACTCATTGAAATAGAAAACCCAACAACAGAGAGTAAAACAAGTTTGGTTTTGCTACTGGTTTTCAGATCGTCCCAAGATCAAAATGCCCCGCAACCTCAGAGTGCGAGTTGTGAGGCAGGTTGGAGAGCAGATCAACTTGGTCATCCCCTTCCTTgtaagcacatacacacacgatTGATTAAGCCAACATCAAAGCACTAtagaattttaattttttttttgcagacattACTTTCCCTCTTTTTCCCATACGTCAGGGAAAGCCCAAACCTGTGGTGTCCTGGCTGAAGGATGGTCAGCCTCTGGACACAAAGAGGGTCAACATCAGGAACAGTGACAAGGACAGCATCATGTTCATTCGCACTTCTCAGAGGGACGACTCCGGTGTTTACGAGATGTCCGTGAAAGTGGAAAGCTTTGAAGACAAAGCCCCCATCACGATTCAGATTGTGGGTGAGTCACACGTGCGTaatgtttacttttatttgcCCTTGTTGGATCTAACATTAGTGACTTGATCACATCCTTAACAATGATGATCTTTGACCCCGGAGTTTGTGGCCCAGTtgtcagctgctgctgtgaagATGTGCTGCccaacatatatttatatatatattttagctTTGATGATCACACTGGTTATGAATTCAACCCTTTATAATTAAAGAAAGTGATGCGCTTCCTCAGAACTGCCCGGCCCTCCAACCGGCGTGAAGCTGGTGGACAGCTGGGGCTTCAACGCTGCCCTGGAATGGACCCCACCCAAAGATAACGGCAACACAGAGATCACAGGATACACCGTGCAGAaggcagacaggaagacagGGGTATGCTACATTTTCTACATACAGATACATCCTGCCAATGTGTTGTCAGAATATTGAATGTGTCCATTCATGGTAAGATTATGAAGTGTTAATGAGCTGTAATACTTCTAAACACAGGTTTTTAATTAGTGGCTCTT
This region of Labrus bergylta chromosome 12, fLabBer1.1, whole genome shotgun sequence genomic DNA includes:
- the mybpha gene encoding myosin binding protein Ha isoform X7, producing the protein MPSKPAPIKKSPAKKAAEKAPAPAPEPEPAPVEAPPAEAPPAEAAAPAEEAPAAAPPAAEGDGAPVAPAQDAPAAPPADETPVQEGLDSTAPAEAAPAEPAVVEEPPKAPTPPPPAVPTSAPLDVSVEDVNDSSLTIKWKTPETIGDSGLDGFTIEYCKDGTTDWVVAQEELTPVNRYCIKNLTAGDLLNVRVVAVNPGGRSEPATLAAPVPIREVVDRPKIKMPRNLRVRVVRQVGEQINLVIPFLGKPKPVVSWLKDGQPLDTKRVNIRNSDKDSIMFIRTSQRDDSGVYEMSVKVESFEDKAPITIQIVELPGPPTGVKLVDSWGFNAALEWTPPKDNGNTEITGYTVQKADRKTGEWFTVLDHYHRLTATVSDLIMGNSYSFRVFAENKVGTSERCAVTKAVATIQKTGINYKPPEYPEHDFSEAPKFTTSLSDRAATVGYTTKLLCSVRGSPKPKIEWLKNQMVIGDDPKFRKLSNQGICSLEIRKPCSFDGGIYTCRAKNAQGEATVSCKLEVKQIIISEKGK
- the mybpha gene encoding myosin binding protein Ha isoform X4; translation: MPSKPAPIKKSPAKKAAEKAPAPAPEPEPAPVEAPPAEAPPAEAAAPAEEAPAAAPPAAEGDGAPVAPAQDAPAAPPADAPAADAPAADAPAADAPAAEDGAAAPAADTADAPADAAPAEPAVVEEPPKAPTPPPPAVPTSAPLDVSVEDVNDSSLTIKWKTPETIGDSGLDGFTIEYCKDGTTDWVVAQEELTPVNRYCIKNLTAGDLLNVRVVAVNPGGRSEPATLAAPVPIREVVDRPKIKMPRNLRVRVVRQVGEQINLVIPFLGKPKPVVSWLKDGQPLDTKRVNIRNSDKDSIMFIRTSQRDDSGVYEMSVKVESFEDKAPITIQIVELPGPPTGVKLVDSWGFNAALEWTPPKDNGNTEITGYTVQKADRKTGEWFTVLDHYHRLTATVSDLIMGNSYSFRVFAENKVGTSERCAVTKAVATIQKTGINYKPPEYPEHDFSEAPKFTTSLSDRAATVGYTTKLLCSVRGSPKPKIEWLKNQMVIGDDPKFRKLSNQGICSLEIRKPCSFDGGIYTCRAKNAQGEATVSCKLEVKQIIISEKGK
- the mybpha gene encoding myosin binding protein Ha isoform X1, which produces MPSKPAPIKKSPAKKAAEKAPAPAPEPEPAPVEAPPAEAPPAEAAAPAEEAPAAAPPAAEGDGAPVAPAQDAPAAPPADETPVQEGLDSTAPAEADAPAADAPAADAPAADAPAAEDGAAAPAADTADAPADAAPAEPAVVEEPPKAPTPPPPAVPTSAPLDVSVEDVNDSSLTIKWKTPETIGDSGLDGFTIEYCKDGTTDWVVAQEELTPVNRYCIKNLTAGDLLNVRVVAVNPGGRSEPATLAAPVPIREVVDRPKIKMPRNLRVRVVRQVGEQINLVIPFLGKPKPVVSWLKDGQPLDTKRVNIRNSDKDSIMFIRTSQRDDSGVYEMSVKVESFEDKAPITIQIVELPGPPTGVKLVDSWGFNAALEWTPPKDNGNTEITGYTVQKADRKTGEWFTVLDHYHRLTATVSDLIMGNSYSFRVFAENKVGTSERCAVTKAVATIQKTGINYKPPEYPEHDFSEAPKFTTSLSDRAATVGYTTKLLCSVRGSPKPKIEWLKNQMVIGDDPKFRKLSNQGICSLEIRKPCSFDGGIYTCRAKNAQGEATVSCKLEVKQIIISEKGK
- the mybpha gene encoding myosin binding protein Ha isoform X3, whose protein sequence is MPSKPAPIKKSPAKKAAEKAPAPAPEPEPAPVEAPPAEAPPAEAAAPAEEAPAAAPPAAEGDGAPVAPAQDAPAAPPADETPVQEGLDSTAPAEADAPAADAPAAEDGAAAPAADTADAPADAAPAEPAVVEEPPKAPTPPPPAVPTSAPLDVSVEDVNDSSLTIKWKTPETIGDSGLDGFTIEYCKDGTTDWVVAQEELTPVNRYCIKNLTAGDLLNVRVVAVNPGGRSEPATLAAPVPIREVVDRPKIKMPRNLRVRVVRQVGEQINLVIPFLGKPKPVVSWLKDGQPLDTKRVNIRNSDKDSIMFIRTSQRDDSGVYEMSVKVESFEDKAPITIQIVELPGPPTGVKLVDSWGFNAALEWTPPKDNGNTEITGYTVQKADRKTGEWFTVLDHYHRLTATVSDLIMGNSYSFRVFAENKVGTSERCAVTKAVATIQKTGINYKPPEYPEHDFSEAPKFTTSLSDRAATVGYTTKLLCSVRGSPKPKIEWLKNQMVIGDDPKFRKLSNQGICSLEIRKPCSFDGGIYTCRAKNAQGEATVSCKLEVKQIIISEKGK
- the mybpha gene encoding myosin binding protein Ha isoform X9; amino-acid sequence: MPSKPAPIKKSPAKKAAEKAPAPAPEPEPAPVEAPPAEAPPAEAAAPAEEAPAAAPPAAEGDGAPVAPAQDAPAAPPVPTSAPLDVSVEDVNDSSLTIKWKTPETIGDSGLDGFTIEYCKDGTTDWVVAQEELTPVNRYCIKNLTAGDLLNVRVVAVNPGGRSEPATLAAPVPIREVVDRPKIKMPRNLRVRVVRQVGEQINLVIPFLGKPKPVVSWLKDGQPLDTKRVNIRNSDKDSIMFIRTSQRDDSGVYEMSVKVESFEDKAPITIQIVELPGPPTGVKLVDSWGFNAALEWTPPKDNGNTEITGYTVQKADRKTGEWFTVLDHYHRLTATVSDLIMGNSYSFRVFAENKVGTSERCAVTKAVATIQKTGINYKPPEYPEHDFSEAPKFTTSLSDRAATVGYTTKLLCSVRGSPKPKIEWLKNQMVIGDDPKFRKLSNQGICSLEIRKPCSFDGGIYTCRAKNAQGEATVSCKLEVKQIIISEKGK
- the mybpha gene encoding myosin binding protein Ha isoform X6, translated to MPSKPAPIKKSPAKKAAEKAPAPAPEPEPAPVEAPPAEAPPAEAAAPAEEAPAAAPPAAEGDGAPVAPAQDAPAAPPADAPAADAPAAEDGAAAPAADTADAPADAAPAEPAVVEEPPKAPTPPPPAVPTSAPLDVSVEDVNDSSLTIKWKTPETIGDSGLDGFTIEYCKDGTTDWVVAQEELTPVNRYCIKNLTAGDLLNVRVVAVNPGGRSEPATLAAPVPIREVVDRPKIKMPRNLRVRVVRQVGEQINLVIPFLGKPKPVVSWLKDGQPLDTKRVNIRNSDKDSIMFIRTSQRDDSGVYEMSVKVESFEDKAPITIQIVELPGPPTGVKLVDSWGFNAALEWTPPKDNGNTEITGYTVQKADRKTGEWFTVLDHYHRLTATVSDLIMGNSYSFRVFAENKVGTSERCAVTKAVATIQKTGINYKPPEYPEHDFSEAPKFTTSLSDRAATVGYTTKLLCSVRGSPKPKIEWLKNQMVIGDDPKFRKLSNQGICSLEIRKPCSFDGGIYTCRAKNAQGEATVSCKLEVKQIIISEKGK
- the mybpha gene encoding myosin binding protein Ha isoform X8; this translates as MPSKPAPIKKSPAKKAAEKAPAPAPEPEPAPVEAPPAEAPPAEAAAPAEEAPAAAPPAAEGDGAPVAPAQDAPAAPPAAPAEPAVVEEPPKAPTPPPPAVPTSAPLDVSVEDVNDSSLTIKWKTPETIGDSGLDGFTIEYCKDGTTDWVVAQEELTPVNRYCIKNLTAGDLLNVRVVAVNPGGRSEPATLAAPVPIREVVDRPKIKMPRNLRVRVVRQVGEQINLVIPFLGKPKPVVSWLKDGQPLDTKRVNIRNSDKDSIMFIRTSQRDDSGVYEMSVKVESFEDKAPITIQIVELPGPPTGVKLVDSWGFNAALEWTPPKDNGNTEITGYTVQKADRKTGEWFTVLDHYHRLTATVSDLIMGNSYSFRVFAENKVGTSERCAVTKAVATIQKTGINYKPPEYPEHDFSEAPKFTTSLSDRAATVGYTTKLLCSVRGSPKPKIEWLKNQMVIGDDPKFRKLSNQGICSLEIRKPCSFDGGIYTCRAKNAQGEATVSCKLEVKQIIISEKGK
- the mybpha gene encoding myosin binding protein Ha isoform X2, with the protein product MPSKPAPIKKSPAKKAAEKAPAPAPEPEPAPVEAPPAEAPPAEAAAPAEEAPAAAPPAAEGDGAPVAPAQDAPAAPPADETPVQEGLDSTAPAEADAPAADAPAADAPAAEDGAAAPAADTADAPADAAPAEPAVVEEPPKAPTPPPPAVPTSAPLDVSVEDVNDSSLTIKWKTPETIGDSGLDGFTIEYCKDGTTDWVVAQEELTPVNRYCIKNLTAGDLLNVRVVAVNPGGRSEPATLAAPVPIREVVDRPKIKMPRNLRVRVVRQVGEQINLVIPFLGKPKPVVSWLKDGQPLDTKRVNIRNSDKDSIMFIRTSQRDDSGVYEMSVKVESFEDKAPITIQIVELPGPPTGVKLVDSWGFNAALEWTPPKDNGNTEITGYTVQKADRKTGEWFTVLDHYHRLTATVSDLIMGNSYSFRVFAENKVGTSERCAVTKAVATIQKTGINYKPPEYPEHDFSEAPKFTTSLSDRAATVGYTTKLLCSVRGSPKPKIEWLKNQMVIGDDPKFRKLSNQGICSLEIRKPCSFDGGIYTCRAKNAQGEATVSCKLEVKQIIISEKGK
- the mybpha gene encoding myosin binding protein Ha isoform X5, with amino-acid sequence MPSKPAPIKKSPAKKAAEKAPAPAPEPEPAPVEAPPAEAPPAEAAAPAEEAPAAAPPAAEGDGAPVAPAQDAPAAPPADAPAADAPAADAPAAEDGAAAPAADTADAPADAAPAEPAVVEEPPKAPTPPPPAVPTSAPLDVSVEDVNDSSLTIKWKTPETIGDSGLDGFTIEYCKDGTTDWVVAQEELTPVNRYCIKNLTAGDLLNVRVVAVNPGGRSEPATLAAPVPIREVVDRPKIKMPRNLRVRVVRQVGEQINLVIPFLGKPKPVVSWLKDGQPLDTKRVNIRNSDKDSIMFIRTSQRDDSGVYEMSVKVESFEDKAPITIQIVELPGPPTGVKLVDSWGFNAALEWTPPKDNGNTEITGYTVQKADRKTGEWFTVLDHYHRLTATVSDLIMGNSYSFRVFAENKVGTSERCAVTKAVATIQKTGINYKPPEYPEHDFSEAPKFTTSLSDRAATVGYTTKLLCSVRGSPKPKIEWLKNQMVIGDDPKFRKLSNQGICSLEIRKPCSFDGGIYTCRAKNAQGEATVSCKLEVKQIIISEKGK